Proteins co-encoded in one Rhopalosiphum maidis isolate BTI-1 chromosome 2, ASM367621v3, whole genome shotgun sequence genomic window:
- the LOC113554335 gene encoding uncharacterized protein LOC113554335 — MRLLYLSGFLLSTLVVQISSQPTELDKITSKVLESLVHLAETPFTDLEKEDPIRLLRDQVKMFSYKLSSKAAGIARELNKAYGDDSSLTPETKEIKEKLLEKFTYLTKSFDTQNQTKDIFEFLINRSLSIIPENMQTKLLSIK; from the exons aTGAGGTTGTTATATTTGTCTGGTTTTTTGCTATCAACATTAGTGGTCCAg ATTTCTTCTCAACCTACTGAGCTCGATAAAATAACAAGCAAAGTGCTGGAGTCTTTGGTTCACCTTGCGGAGACGCCTTTCACAGACTTGGAAAAGGAAGATCCTATAAGATTATTAAGGGAtcaagttaaaatgttttcatataaattatcatcaaaagcTGCCGGGATAGCGAGAGAACTCAAtaag GCCTATGGTGATGATTCTTCGCTGACGCCAGAAACGAAAGAAATTAaggaaaaattattagaaaaatttacCTACTTGACAAAATCATTTGACACacaaaatcaaacaaaagATATTTTCGAATTTCTGATAAATAGATCTTTGAGTATAATACCAGAGAATATGCAGACCAAATTATTAAGCATAAAATAA
- the LOC113551801 gene encoding uncharacterized protein LOC113551801: protein MKEREYILTIYSFDFTAKMKTSYFFGFLISALVIQISSAEPSEPTELDKMAANLMHSLIDVVEIPYRKLEKILNPSAASGNKEPFLKDIVIKLNRKKEEIEKAYLESLSPEERELAKKKFIEHANSSQRIANSIRDTSKAAKLMINTYFNNLPKHFQNKLFDLGKDFINILNKMKA from the exons ATGAAAGAAAG GGAATAcattttgacaatttattcGTTCGACTTCACTGCTAAGATGAAGACATCATATTTTTTCGGTTTCCTAATATCGGCATTAGTGATCCAG ATTTCATCTGCGGAGCCTAGTGAGCCTACTGAGCTTGATAAAATGGCAGCGAACCTAATGCATTCTTTGATTGACGTTGTAGAAATACCGTAtagaaaattggaaaaaatctTAAACCCATCGGCAGCTAGTGGAAACAAAGaaccatttttaaaagatatcgTAATCAAACTTAACCGGAAGAAAGAAGAAATTGAAAag GCCTACTTGGAATCACTATCACCAGAAGAAAGAGAATTGGCAAAGAAGAAATTCATCGAACATGCCAATAGTTCGCAAAGAATAGCTAATTCAATTCGGGATACTAGTAAAGCGGCCAAGTTGatgataaatacatatttcaacAACCTACCAAAACATTTCCAgaacaaattatttgatttaggaAAAgacttcattaatattttaaataaaatgaag GCATAA